The Nitrospira sp. genome includes the window CCGAGCTTTGGCGGGATCCCACTCAAATTTATACCGAAACAGTTTAGCCACGCGGTTATTATTTCATAAACTCGCGGTGAGGCCAAGAAGTGTTGCTTGAAGCAATTGATGCACTATTTCCAAGCATTCGCCAGAGCTCAGAATTCCTGGCGCACGTCCCACCTATGGGACGAGGTTGAAGACGATCACATAGCCTGTCAGACTGTGCCCACTTCGGTGACCACATGAAGACCGCAACTGTCAGACAATTTCGCGATCGCGCCACCAGTCTCCTCAAGCAGGATGAGCCGATCATAGTCACAAGACACGGAAAGATCGTGGGGTTCTTCCTACCAGCCGCCGGCGAGGCCCTCCCGTCCGAAATCAAGGAAGACCTGTTCTCGACCCTGACCGATGAGATTCGGGCTTCGATGAAGAGCCATCGTCTCACCGAGGCCGCCATCCTTGCCGACTTCGAGAAAACCAGAACAGCTCGTCGCCGACGCTCACCCGAATCTGTCCGCATGGCTCAAAGAAAAGCAAAGCAACGAGTGAAGCATGAGTGGCGGGCATGATAAAGCACTTGGGGCTATCCATGCCGCTCAAAGTCGATCTCGGCACCGGCCACAACCGGCGCGTCGCGCATCCATAACCATAAGCTGAGTGAGGTGACCTATGCAGAACGCACGTCTTTCAATAGCGTGGCTGATCACGGGCGTAAGCCTTGGCGCATTGGGACTCCTGCTGCTCATGGGGCAGCCGTTCACCGCGAAGGCGCAAGAGCAGAAACAGTTTCAGTACAGAATCGTTGAGGTGCTTCCTGACACGCAGAATATGCAATCCAAGCTGAACGAGTTTGGATCAAGCGGGTGGGAGCTGGTGGCGGCCTCGATGGGAAACATGACGGAGCCGAGGTTGATTTTTAAGAAGTGAGAGGGCTCAGCATATATAAGGAATTCCGGTGAACCCTGGCGAGCGACCAGGAGAAGTGAGGCGGGCATGAAAAAAGTCTTCGTCTCTCAGAACTTAGTCGAAATAGAAATGCTTAAAGAGCGCCTTGAACGGGCAGGCATCCCCTGCACGATCAAGAACCAGCGTTCATCCAGTCTCGCCGGAGAGGTCCCATTTACAGAAGTCTTCCCCGAGTTGTGGGTAGTACGAGACATAGACAACGATCAGGCTCTTGAGCTGATTGAGGAACCATCGGCTTTCGATATGCCCAGCCAGAACGGGTGGGCCTGTGCTGCATGTGGAGAGCATCACGATGGCCAGTTTGGGACTTGCTGGAAGTGCGGCAGAGAAAGAGGCCCAGATTCCAAAGCCGCGCACCCCCCTTCTCCAGATCCAGACTCACCGAATCCATTGCCGCTAGTTCCAGATGTTGTGAGAGGCTTTCTTCTAGGTGCCCTCTTCACTGTAGCTGGGTTTGCCCTCTGGAATTACCTGTCGCTGACAGGTACCCCTTATGATCGCAATGGAGATGGCAAAGACGATGTTATTTATGAATACCTGGGGCGAGTTCTGCAGAGCATAACGTATGACAACAATTTCGATGGATTCTTCGAAACTAGGTCCATCTTCAACCGTAATGGAGATGTGGTCAGCACGGAGATCGACCGTAATCGGGACGGAAAACCTGATGTAATCGGACACAATACCTTGGGCAAGCTAGATTTCGTCGAGATCATCGATCTAGAAACCGGGAAAGTCAGAAAACGGATGTATTACAATCTCGACATGAAGACTCGAGAGGAATTCGATCAGGATGGTGATGGAGCACTTGAGACAGTAACGCAGTTTGACGAGTATGAGAATTCTCTTCTTAAGGAAGGTCTGATTAATTCCCGCTTTCGATCAGTCAGTGGCAGAAAATCGGGGAATTCCACTGATTCCCGTCCGCAATTTCGAATTAATCAGACCTTCCTTAAATGATAACCCTATGCTCATCAGTAAGAATGCTGACGACTGACTACTCCACCTCCGGCAACTCTCCGTACACCGACTCCACCACGTTCTTCATTTCCTCGTCGGACACCGGGATGTTGTAGATTTCTTCGCCGGCTTCCTACATCGACTTCAGATCGAGCCTCGTGCCCGTTACGAGGTCTTCACCTTTACCGAGTTTACCTTTGACGGCATAAGGCCTTCGAGGGAGAGCGCAAGGCAAGACATGTCTGCCGCGGCTAGGATGGTATGCGCGCCGAGATGCGCCTGAAGGTGTTCGCCAAGCAGGCCTAAGCGCCAGTCTGATAGATGGCGGGACGATAGCGGGGTTTCGGAATAGGCTTCCGCTCGGCACGGGCGGCAGCCAGCCACGCGCGCTTCGCGATTTCGGCCTGCTTCAACGCCTCAGCCGGCGTCTTGCCGAACGCCGAACAGGCTTCAAGGTCAGGAATGTCGGCAATGTACCCGCCGTCCGCCTTGCTGTAAAAAATGTTGATGTGGTAATGCGTCATGATTCCTCGCCCGGCTGCAATTCTAGATCATAGCGTTCCACGATCTCAAGCAACTGGCGAACCTGATACGGCTTGGCTTTTCCATCGACTTCTTGAAGATTGACCAGTTCGCGGACATGGGAATGTACGAAAATATGGTGGCTCCCCCTTGTGCGCGAAAGACGAAATCCAAACGCCTTTACAAGAGTGACCGCTTCACTAAAGCGAAGATTCTTTGAGCCACCCAGTGCTTTCGCCAGCAGCTTTCTCTTATTCATCCCCTCCGCCCACCTTAAGAAGCCACTATGGCAGGATCGGCTGCGCCGGCGTGGTCTCCGGCGCGGCGCCGTCTTTCGCATCGCGGGCGCAGCGGACACCCATCCAGTTCATCGAGGTCTTGGGGTCCGTGCCGTTGCGTTGTGAGACCCGCACGCTCGGCGTGCTGTCGATCCAGCCTCCGCCACGGAACGCCTTCTGCGAGCCCTTGTCCGGCCCCTTGGGATTCTTGTCCGGTGCGGTTTTGTAATAGTCCTTATCGTACCAGTCGGCCACCCACTCGGCGACGTTGCCGGCCATCTGAAACACGCCATACGGGCTCGCGGCGTTGTCGTACTTGAATACGGAGATGATCGGGGGATAGAGCAAGAGCCGCTCGGGGCGATCGCGCACCGGACCTGACAGGCCGGTCCGGCCGAAGTTCGCCCGCGATAGTCCGGCCATCTCGTTGCCCCATGGATAAATGCGGCTATCCGTCGCGCCCCGCGCCGCCTTTTCCCATTCGGCCTCAGTCGGCAACCGCTTCCCCGCCCACTTGCAGTACTCATCGGCTTCGTACCACGTTACGTGCATGATGGGATGCGACACCATGGTGTCTTGAAAGTTGCCACCGTCAAACTTCCAATCCACTTGAGGTGGACGATTGGTCGCCAAGACGAATTTCAAATATTGGACGGTCGTCACTTCGTATTTATCGATGTCATAGGCATCAAGGTAGATCGAGCGCTGCGGCATCTCCACCAGATAGGCGTTCTTATCCGTTTTCTTATCACTGCCCATCGTGAACGGCCCCGCCGGAATATGGACCATGTCGTCGTACGCCGGCAGCTTGATGCGTTCGGCGGCCAACTTGCGCCCCTCTGCCGTCCACTCCTGCTTCACATCGCCCACATCCATCGCCCATGCCGATCCAGCGGCTCCCACCAAACCTGCTATCCAGACTGCACTGATGAACCCTGTCTTTCTCACGATCCGGCCTCCTTGCATGCTACATCCCCGGTTCAATCTTCTCCGGCTCCGCACCTTTATTGAAATCTTCCAATGGCTGAAAGTTCAGCGGGAGCTGGAAGAGGTAATCTGTCACCGCCCGTAGCTTCACATGTTGGTATTCCACGATCCAACTCCCGTCCTTCTTTGCCAGCTTCATAGGGAAACGAATGTCCGTCGCCAGCCACTGATAATAGACCTCGGTACGCTCTCCGTGCTTCGTCACGACTTCATAGAGGATCGTCGGATGGCCCTCGCGGACTTCCTGCCCGATTTCCTCGCGGGACACTTCCCCGTCCAACTTCTCCGTCACCCACAAATCCTGATCCGCGCTGTAGGGTATGGTCTTGAAATGTTTCATCCGTGACAGCAGCATCCACACCACTTGCTTGTCTTTGCGCACAATGCTGACATTGACCGGCCCCATCGTGTGGTGCTCGATGCGCCACATGTTATCGCGGTAATAGATGTTGGCTTTGCCCGTGCGGCCGTCGATCTTGGTGATGCGATCGGCGGTAAACTCCAGAGCCCAGGCGGCTCCGCCGAAGCCGATCCCCAGGGTGACGATCAGTGCTGAAATGATGTGACGCATAGCCGTTCAATCTACCTAATCTACATTGTTGATTGCTAGATGGTGCCGAGTCAGATCGTGAGGACGGCGGCGCCTTGAAACGATCCAGCCTTGAGCGCTTGCAGCGCCTGATTGGCTTGCAGCAAGGGAAAGCGGACGGTATGGGGTTTGATCGGAATGGCGGCTGCTTCGCGCAACAGCTCAATGCCGTCCTGGCGCGTATTGGCCGTGACGCTGCGCAAGACACGCTCCCCGAAAATGTCGCGATCGTAGTTCAGTGACGGAATCGGCGACATGTGGATACCGGCCAGTGCGAGGGTGCCGCCCCGCTCCAATGCGCGTAAGGCCGGAGGCACCAGCTCGCCCGCCGGCGCAAAGATGATCGACCCATGAAGCTTGTCAGGCGGCTCATCGTGCGCGCCGCCGACCCACGCAGCACCCAACTCGCGCGCCAGCGCCTGGTGCTCGGCCTTGAGCGAGCTGACGTACACCTGACACCCCCAATGATGCGCGATCTGGATCGCGATATGCGCGGAGGCGCCGAACCCGTAGAGCCCAAGCCGCTGGCCTGGCTTGATGCCGCTCAATCGCAACGCGCGATAGCCGATGATGCCGGCGCAGAGCAGCGGCGCCGCTTCGTCATCGGTAAAGCCCGGCGGGATGGGATAGGCAAACCGCGCCGGCACGACTGCATATTCCGCATAGCCGCCGTCGACTTGATAGCCGGTAAATCGCGCCTTCAGGCATAAATTCTCCCGCTCACTCGTGCAGAACTCGCAGGCCCCGCAAGTCCCTTGGAGCCAGGCGATCCCGACGCGATCGCCCGTGCGAATCTCCGTCACCCCGACCCCCAGTCGCGCGACCGTGCCGACGACCTGATGACCCGGCACCAGCGGCCACTTCACATCGGCTAGCTCTCCCTCGATGACATGCAGATCGGTGCGGCAGACTGCGCAGACATGCACCTTCACCAGCACTTCGCCAGGACCCGGCAGCGGCATGGGGATGTCGCGAAGCTGCAACGGGCTGCCCGCCACATCTCCGACATGGTCGAGGACCATGGCCTTCATAAACTCTCCGATGAATCGCGATAGGTAAGTGCCCCGGCCGGCTCACCAGGTGAGCCGGCCGGGATCTAGGAGGAGCGGGAAACGGCTACGGCTTTTTGGCCTTGATGCACTCGATATCGAGCCGGATATTCACCTCGTCGCCGACGACAAACCCGCCGGTGTCGAGCGTCTTGTTCCAGACCATGCCGAAATCTTTCCGATTCACTTTTCCCTCGGCGGTAAATCCCCCGCGTGTGTTGCCCCAGGGATCTTTGGTGACGCCGTTAAAGGTTCCGACTAACGTGATCTCTTTCGTTACGCCATGGAGCGTGAGGTCGCCAAGTGCCGTATAGCCCTCGCCGGTCTTCTTGTAGCTCTTCAATTTGTAGGTCATCGTCGGAAACTTTTCGACATCGAAGAAATCCGCGTTCCGGAGATGCGCATCCCGCTTCTCGTGGTTGGTGTTGACCGACCCCGTGTTGATCGTCGCTTCGATCGTCTTGAACTGGTGCGCCTCCGCATCCATCTCCACCACACCCGTGTAATCCATAAACTTGCCCGCCGTCTTCGAGACGACCATGTGGGCGACGCGAAACTCAATGATGGAGTGATCGGGATCCAGATCCCAGCGCGCCATCTCGGCCCCTGCCCCCGC containing:
- a CDS encoding type II toxin-antitoxin system HicA family toxin encodes the protein MNKRKLLAKALGGSKNLRFSEAVTLVKAFGFRLSRTRGSHHIFVHSHVRELVNLQEVDGKAKPYQVRQLLEIVERYDLELQPGEES
- a CDS encoding DUF2007 domain-containing protein, which encodes MKKVFVSQNLVEIEMLKERLERAGIPCTIKNQRSSSLAGEVPFTEVFPELWVVRDIDNDQALELIEEPSAFDMPSQNGWACAACGEHHDGQFGTCWKCGRERGPDSKAAHPPSPDPDSPNPLPLVPDVVRGFLLGALFTVAGFALWNYLSLTGTPYDRNGDGKDDVIYEYLGRVLQSITYDNNFDGFFETRSIFNRNGDVVSTEIDRNRDGKPDVIGHNTLGKLDFVEIIDLETGKVRKRMYYNLDMKTREEFDQDGDGALETVTQFDEYENSLLKEGLINSRFRSVSGRKSGNSTDSRPQFRINQTFLK
- a CDS encoding YceI family protein, with translation MYQRTIVKAGILCAVLLAGWPAGAGAEMARWDLDPDHSIIEFRVAHMVVSKTAGKFMDYTGVVEMDAEAHQFKTIEATINTGSVNTNHEKRDAHLRNADFFDVEKFPTMTYKLKSYKKTGEGYTALGDLTLHGVTKEITLVGTFNGVTKDPWGNTRGGFTAEGKVNRKDFGMVWNKTLDTGGFVVGDEVNIRLDIECIKAKKP
- a CDS encoding SUMF1/EgtB/PvdO family nonheme iron enzyme; this encodes MRKTGFISAVWIAGLVGAAGSAWAMDVGDVKQEWTAEGRKLAAERIKLPAYDDMVHIPAGPFTMGSDKKTDKNAYLVEMPQRSIYLDAYDIDKYEVTTVQYLKFVLATNRPPQVDWKFDGGNFQDTMVSHPIMHVTWYEADEYCKWAGKRLPTEAEWEKAARGATDSRIYPWGNEMAGLSRANFGRTGLSGPVRDRPERLLLYPPIISVFKYDNAASPYGVFQMAGNVAEWVADWYDKDYYKTAPDKNPKGPDKGSQKAFRGGGWIDSTPSVRVSQRNGTDPKTSMNWMGVRCARDAKDGAAPETTPAQPILP
- a CDS encoding zinc-dependent alcohol dehydrogenase family protein, encoding MKAMVLDHVGDVAGSPLQLRDIPMPLPGPGEVLVKVHVCAVCRTDLHVIEGELADVKWPLVPGHQVVGTVARLGVGVTEIRTGDRVGIAWLQGTCGACEFCTSERENLCLKARFTGYQVDGGYAEYAVVPARFAYPIPPGFTDDEAAPLLCAGIIGYRALRLSGIKPGQRLGLYGFGASAHIAIQIAHHWGCQVYVSSLKAEHQALARELGAAWVGGAHDEPPDKLHGSIIFAPAGELVPPALRALERGGTLALAGIHMSPIPSLNYDRDIFGERVLRSVTANTRQDGIELLREAAAIPIKPHTVRFPLLQANQALQALKAGSFQGAAVLTI
- a CDS encoding type II toxin-antitoxin system HicB family antitoxin; its protein translation is MTHYHINIFYSKADGGYIADIPDLEACSAFGKTPAEALKQAEIAKRAWLAAARAERKPIPKPRYRPAIYQTGA